Proteins from a genomic interval of Diprion similis isolate iyDipSimi1 chromosome 10, iyDipSimi1.1, whole genome shotgun sequence:
- the LOC124411058 gene encoding uncharacterized protein LOC124411058, protein MCIHTCSVTSVISIYSSASLIAPGSAKLPVAQQCPTQFDDSLYPVVRGSGDPLVRHKQKGLTEMLRKYAILVAAVLLLIHDADAAFPFGSGGRSTSSGVRQYRSNGNYYGDLGSTGRDAAARSSEQGKRDSDLAKGGKGLSAWGIIAIVVGVILVGTGGYYAFVFYPYICKRERSYDMIELTNVL, encoded by the exons ATGTGTATTCACACATGCAGCGTCACGTCAGTGATATCGATATACTCAAGTGCATCGCTCATAGCTCCTGGCTCAGCAAAGTTGCCTGTGGCTCAGCAGTGTCCGACGCAGTTCGACGATTCGTTGTACCCAGTCGTACGAGGTTCTGGAGATCCTCTCGTCCGTCATAAACAGAAAGGGTTGACTGAGATGCTGAGAAAATACGCTATCCTTGTAGCCGCAGTCTTGC TACTGATCCACGATGCCGACGCCGCGTTTCCGTTTGGTAGCGGCGGCCGGAGTACAAGCAGCGGCGTCAGGCAGTATCGCAGCAACGGAAATTACTACGGCGATTTGGGTTCCACTGGCCGCGACGCCGCTGCTCGTTCTTCGGAGCAGGGAAAACGCGACAGCGACCTGGCGAAGGGCGGCAAGGGCCTCTCGGCCTGGGGCATCATAGCCATCGTAGTGGGTGTGATCCTCGTCGGCACTGGCGGCTATTACGCCTTCGTCTTCTATCCCTACATCTGCAAGAGAGAACGCAGCTACGATATGATAGAGTTGACCAACGTTCTCTGA